The DNA window TCAGCAGCGCAGGCGCAACAGGCGATACAAGCCGGGGAGGTTCGGGTTGCTTTAGTGATTCCTGCGGATGTGGATTATCGATTAGCCCACGCTCAAACCCTAGGGCAATGGCTGGTGGATGGTTCTGATAGCACGATCAGTTCTGCTATTTTGGGTTTAAGGTCGCTACCTTTTACGCTATTTCCTGAAACACTCAATACGCAAGTGAACCGCGAAGAGGCTGAAACGTTAAACGTGGCACTGTTTTATAACCCTAGTCGCAGCTCGGCGGTGAACATTGTGCCCGGTTTACTGGCGGTTATCCTCAGTATGACAATGGTGCTGTTTACCAGTGTGGCGGTGGTGCGCGAGAGAGAGCAAGGTAATCTTGAACTCTTGATTACCACGCCAGTCACATCCCTAGAGCTGATGATCGCCAAGATTGTGCCGTACATTTTTGTAGGTTTGATTCAAACCGTGATCATATTAACCCTAGGTCACTTCATGTTTGATGTGCCAATCAATGGCGCTTTAAATCAGATTTTCTTAGGGGCTCTTTTGTATATTTCGGCAAGTTTGACCGTGGGACTGCTCATTTCAACTATGGCGATGACGCAACTTCAAGCGATGCAGATGACGATGTTTATTCTGCTGCCGTCGATATTGCTGTCGGGTTTTATCACTCCTTATGAAGCCATGCCCAGCGTGGCGCAATGGGTGGCTGAAGCGTTACCGACCACGCACTTCATGCGCCTCATTCGCGGCATAGTGCTACGCAGCGCGGATCTACTTGATATGTGGAAAGACACGCTATGGTTGGCAATTTTTACGGTGTGTGGTGTTTGGTTAGCCGCGAAACGATTTAAAAAATCGCTCGACTGATCACAGTCACTTCTCGATAAAGTGATGAGAAAACATGCAACGTGTATGTAACATAAACACGAATGTGTGATTTTTCATCACTTAAATCAGAAAGATACAATTTGTTGTTGACGTGAATTTTATCTCGAGTAAAGTGTGCGTCGTTCGCAGGGCAAAGCGCTGCTAACCAGACAACACAAACACTCAATGTTGTTAAAGAATTAAAAGATATGGGACGCCAGTCCGGTATCTAAGATGGTGTATTCCATCGCAAAGAATTTTGCGTGCCCCGGTGGTGAAATCGGTAGACACAAGGGATTTAAAATCCCTCGGCGTTCGCGCTGTGCCGGTTCAAGTCCGGCCCGGGGCACCATCTTTTCCTATTGGCGCGTTGGCAGAGTGGCCATGCAGCGGATTGCAAATCCGTGAACCTCGGTTCGACTCCGGGACGCGCCTCCATATTTCCTCAGTCATTCCCTTATCCTGCTAAATCGAATAATCACTCGACGGATTAACCTGTGTTTTTTTAGGTTGCTCAGCGCGATTTTTTAGCATGAACTCAATAAAGTCTTTTTCTGGCATCGGACGACCAGTGAAATACCCTTGGGAACGATCACAACCAAAGCGTTGCAGCTTATCCAAGGTTGCCTGATCTTCGATTCCTTCAGCAACGGTCGTAATGCCAAACCCTTTTGCCATCTGGATAATGGTTTTCACGATGATCTCATCTTC is part of the Vibrio porteresiae DSM 19223 genome and encodes:
- a CDS encoding ABC transporter permease; the protein is MSSWTRMKAIIVKEVRQLYRDRITFAMIVVIPLVQLTLFGYAINMDVRHIPAGIVDMSQNQTSRELQQQVSASQVVDFTHHYRSAAQAQQAIQAGEVRVALVIPADVDYRLAHAQTLGQWLVDGSDSTISSAILGLRSLPFTLFPETLNTQVNREEAETLNVALFYNPSRSSAVNIVPGLLAVILSMTMVLFTSVAVVREREQGNLELLITTPVTSLELMIAKIVPYIFVGLIQTVIILTLGHFMFDVPINGALNQIFLGALLYISASLTVGLLISTMAMTQLQAMQMTMFILLPSILLSGFITPYEAMPSVAQWVAEALPTTHFMRLIRGIVLRSADLLDMWKDTLWLAIFTVCGVWLAAKRFKKSLD